Proteins from a single region of Leptospira venezuelensis:
- a CDS encoding YiiX family permuted papain-like enzyme, with protein sequence MRNFLKRLYKRLIMNKLILIFSILLFFILSPAMWANDELSQKLMEGDIIFHESNSEQARAIKLATKSRYTHAGIIFKYKNEFKVLEAVEPVKISPLSSFIKRSQKGHYVIKRIKNRENILTEEKLAQMKKYGNSLLGKHYDIYFGWDDNLIYCTELIWKLYDKYAGIKLGELKTLKDFDLSYPVVQQLMKKRYGNSIPYSEPVISPIDMFESPELVTVINHK encoded by the coding sequence ATGCGAAATTTCCTAAAACGTCTTTATAAAAGGTTAATAATGAATAAACTTATACTTATATTTTCAATTCTGTTGTTCTTTATTTTGTCGCCTGCTATGTGGGCAAATGATGAATTATCTCAAAAGCTAATGGAAGGCGATATCATATTTCATGAATCTAATTCAGAACAAGCTAGAGCGATCAAATTAGCGACAAAATCTCGATACACTCATGCTGGTATAATTTTTAAATATAAAAATGAATTCAAAGTTTTGGAGGCAGTCGAGCCAGTAAAAATCTCTCCTTTATCTTCTTTCATTAAACGCAGCCAAAAAGGGCATTATGTGATTAAAAGAATAAAAAATAGAGAGAATATTCTTACCGAAGAGAAGTTAGCACAAATGAAAAAATACGGGAATTCACTATTAGGTAAACACTATGACATCTACTTTGGCTGGGATGATAACTTAATATATTGTACTGAACTTATCTGGAAGTTATATGACAAATATGCCGGGATAAAATTAGGAGAATTAAAAACTTTAAAAGATTTCGATCTTTCGTATCCAGTTGTACAGCAATTAATGAAAAAGAGGTATGGAAATAGCATTCCATACTCTGAACCTGTTATTTCACCTATTGATATGTTCGAGTCGCCGGAATTAGTAACGGTGATTAATCACAAATAG
- a CDS encoding RNA recognition motif domain-containing protein, which produces MSSKLFVGGLSWSTTDLTLRQAFETHGAVQEANIVVDRETGRSRGFGFVTFADQNSANAAVSELNGKDLDGRNIVVSVAEDKSRSDRNRNGNKKFQRDRW; this is translated from the coding sequence ATGTCATCTAAATTGTTTGTAGGTGGCCTTAGCTGGTCAACCACTGATCTAACCTTACGCCAAGCGTTTGAAACCCATGGCGCTGTTCAAGAAGCCAATATAGTAGTAGATCGTGAAACTGGAAGATCAAGAGGGTTCGGCTTTGTTACCTTTGCGGATCAAAATTCTGCGAATGCAGCTGTTTCAGAGCTCAACGGTAAAGATTTAGACGGTCGCAATATCGTAGTTTCAGTTGCTGAAGATAAATCAAGATCTGACCGCAACAGAAATGGAAATAAGAAGTTTCAGCGCGATCGCTGGTAA
- a CDS encoding SH3 domain-containing protein, which yields MKKIILIIYLIFCGCLSFQEKNKIQGYFKVTAPSGLILRNGPGQQFERITNLPRGTTGNILKFVGEQVEISGYKGKWLEVYVNDRAGYIFSGHVLYSNSSTTFTRRFNEYSSSSYEAFAIQPFRQISSKNKIQSMLVKENNEYYTGDDNFLFKKLIAYPEGELFDAGFSSDYSTHTIYKKNKAGELIIPDEKNFHVSGIFEQGRLIEGNIQYCYGCCAMPEPAVSIIGVQKSITLYASATDTTPYCFIESGSIDYNKIRISDADNEIYIHKKLGDCSEKVIEQCISKNNTENCIPPKFISEVFVIIKDPYNDPVFETYENQGIPEKFITKFKAARKTKPFKK from the coding sequence GTGAAGAAAATAATATTAATAATCTATTTGATATTCTGCGGATGTCTTAGTTTTCAGGAAAAGAATAAGATACAAGGCTATTTTAAGGTAACGGCTCCAAGCGGCTTAATATTAAGAAATGGCCCCGGGCAACAATTTGAACGCATTACTAATTTACCCCGTGGCACAACGGGCAATATTCTTAAATTCGTCGGGGAACAAGTTGAGATATCAGGATATAAAGGTAAATGGTTAGAGGTTTATGTAAACGATAGGGCAGGATATATTTTCTCGGGTCATGTTTTATATTCGAATAGCAGCACAACTTTTACTCGAAGGTTTAATGAATATAGCTCAAGTTCATATGAAGCATTCGCGATTCAGCCATTTAGGCAAATTTCTAGTAAGAACAAAATACAATCCATGTTAGTGAAAGAGAATAATGAATACTATACAGGAGATGATAATTTTTTATTCAAAAAATTAATAGCGTATCCAGAAGGTGAGTTATTTGATGCAGGATTTTCATCAGACTATTCTACACATACTATTTATAAAAAGAATAAGGCAGGCGAATTAATAATTCCCGATGAGAAGAACTTTCATGTGTCGGGGATATTCGAACAGGGGCGGTTGATCGAAGGTAATATTCAATATTGCTATGGATGTTGTGCAATGCCGGAGCCAGCGGTGTCCATAATTGGTGTTCAAAAATCTATTACTTTATACGCTTCAGCTACTGACACAACTCCTTATTGTTTTATTGAATCAGGTAGTATAGATTACAATAAAATCAGAATATCTGACGCTGATAATGAAATTTATATCCACAAAAAATTAGGTGATTGTTCAGAAAAGGTAATAGAACAGTGTATTTCAAAAAACAATACTGAGAACTGTATTCCTCCAAAATTTATATCTGAAGTTTTTGTAATTATCAAAGATCCCTATAATGATCCAGTATTTGAGACTTACGAGAATCAAGGAATCCCTGAGAAATTTATTACTAAATTCAAAGCCGCTAGAAAAACGAAACCATTCAAGAAGTAA
- a CDS encoding transposase produces the protein MNKIFIALLYLCTINLFSKELTVYLPESSNDPEELRLRTFYDERNRIGLLFSGIESLEDQEKIYKTLGEVEYLKVNDLSKDFAKYSLNQVWKAFASGKGKRFIEVFNIDFLMIITKSNEISEKYNITNMFSVRLVDLSKNTLKLMLTACEKCNTIEGKAEDIKQRLVPKKLKTSIELLADDENPEIRTELLETLDCLEKFTCNLEFAYSKWGKLDSETIKCQSALYNLAIYWKIKGDKIKSVLYFRRATQIDYKNNELIKRIARRTFPDEFN, from the coding sequence ATGAATAAGATCTTTATAGCACTATTATATTTATGTACGATAAATCTATTCTCTAAGGAATTGACTGTTTACTTACCAGAGTCATCAAATGATCCAGAAGAGCTTAGATTAAGAACATTTTATGATGAAAGAAATAGAATCGGATTACTATTTTCCGGAATCGAAAGTTTAGAAGATCAAGAAAAGATCTATAAAACTTTGGGGGAAGTGGAATATTTAAAAGTGAACGATCTTTCTAAGGACTTTGCAAAATATTCTTTGAATCAGGTTTGGAAGGCATTCGCAAGTGGTAAAGGCAAAAGATTTATCGAAGTATTCAATATTGATTTTTTAATGATAATTACGAAAAGTAATGAAATCTCAGAAAAATATAATATTACTAATATGTTCTCTGTCCGACTTGTTGATCTATCCAAAAACACATTAAAGCTGATGTTAACCGCTTGTGAGAAATGTAATACAATTGAAGGGAAAGCAGAGGATATAAAACAACGTTTAGTTCCTAAGAAATTAAAGACCTCTATTGAATTACTAGCGGACGATGAAAATCCTGAAATAAGAACAGAGCTACTCGAAACCTTAGATTGTTTGGAAAAATTTACGTGTAATTTAGAATTTGCTTACTCAAAGTGGGGAAAATTAGATTCTGAAACCATCAAATGTCAGAGTGCCTTATATAATTTAGCTATTTATTGGAAAATTAAAGGTGATAAAATCAAATCTGTTTTATATTTTCGAAGAGCTACTCAGATAGACTATAAAAATAATGAACTCATTAAACGAATTGCACGTCGGACTTTTCCGGATGAGTTTAATTAA
- a CDS encoding L,D-transpeptidase family protein, protein MKKLLALIILTASFSLSSKEITSVTVKKSERKLIVVQNGVNILELNISLGFNPDGNKLQEGDGKTPEGEYKLDYLINDWEYYKAFHISYPKIDQIKKAKENGVNPGGGILIHGMQTKWNWVGNLHTFWDWTHGCIAITNEQMDKLIEIVPVGSKITIEP, encoded by the coding sequence ATGAAAAAACTTTTAGCTCTAATAATTCTAACAGCTTCATTTTCTTTATCATCTAAAGAAATTACTTCTGTAACCGTAAAGAAAAGTGAAAGAAAGCTTATTGTAGTTCAAAATGGTGTAAATATCCTGGAACTGAATATTTCACTTGGATTCAATCCTGATGGGAATAAGTTGCAAGAAGGTGATGGCAAAACCCCTGAAGGAGAATATAAGCTAGATTATCTTATAAATGATTGGGAATACTATAAAGCTTTCCATATTTCTTATCCAAAGATTGATCAGATAAAAAAGGCAAAGGAAAATGGAGTAAACCCCGGTGGTGGAATCCTAATTCATGGAATGCAGACAAAATGGAATTGGGTAGGGAACTTACATACATTTTGGGACTGGACTCATGGATGTATTGCAATTACTAATGAACAAATGGATAAGTTGATAGAAATCGTTCCGGTTGGTTCAAAAATCACAATTGAACCATGA